The following coding sequences lie in one Aspergillus puulaauensis MK2 DNA, chromosome 3, nearly complete sequence genomic window:
- a CDS encoding uncharacterized protein (COG:S;~EggNog:ENOG410PNNI;~InterPro:IPR006620,IPR005123;~PFAM:PF13640;~go_function: GO:0005506 - iron ion binding [Evidence IEA];~go_function: GO:0016491 - oxidoreductase activity [Evidence IEA];~go_function: GO:0016705 - oxidoreductase activity, acting on paired donors, with incorporation or reduction of molecular oxygen [Evidence IEA];~go_function: GO:0031418 - L-ascorbic acid binding [Evidence IEA];~go_process: GO:0055114 - oxidation-reduction process [Evidence IEA]), producing MPKPKPSKKEPARQPSQPQQQPPNWPPLRPLIPSSDLYLDPLLPDQIYLIRNFLPASLCKTYVSFLSSLPLITTPGKPKKGDAVRVNDRFQIQDGAFAENLWRGTALQELVTDPTNLTEEGEGEGGSPGAGERTMKEVWGGEPLGLNANIRIYRYSPGQFFAQHYDDSNTLSFLSPSTPPKPARTTWTLLIYLSSCTGGETVFYPEPTRANRNPEPISVAPEMGMALLHRHGDRCMLHEGKEVTGGEKWVLRSDLVVAR from the exons ATGCCAAAACCAAAGCCATCCAAAAAGGAACCCGCCCGCCAACCCTCCcaaccacaacagcaaccccCGAACTGGCCTCCTCTCCGCCCACTGATCCCCTCATCGGACCTGTACCTCGACCCGCTCCTCCCGGACCAGATCTACCTAATCCGCAACTTCCTTCCTGCCTCGCTATGCAAGACATACGTCTCATtcctctcctcgctcccCCTAATAACAACTCCCGGTAAGCCGAAAAAGGGCGACGCCGTCCGCGTCAACGACCGGTTCCAGATCCAGGATGGGGCGTTCGCTGAGAATCTCTGGCGCGGGACGGCACTGCAGGAGCTTGTAACCGACCCCACTAATCTCaccgaagagggagaaggggaaggtgGGAGTCCCGGCGCAGGAGAGAGGACAATGAAGGAAGTCTGGGGCGGCGAACCGCTCGGCTTGAATGCGAATATTCGTATCTATCGATATTCCCCCGGCCAGTTCTTTGCGCAGCATT ACGACGACTCCAACACActctccttcctctcgcCCTCAACACCGCCCAAGCCCGCGCGCACCACATGGACGCTCCTAATCTACCTATCCTCCTGCACAGGCGGCGAAACAGTCTTCTACCCAGAACCAACGCGCGCCAATCGTAACCCAGAGCCGATCTCAGTCGCGCCCGAGATGGGAATGGCACTGTTGCATCGGCATGGGGACCGGTGTATGCTGcatgaggggaaggaggttaCGGGTGGAGAGAagtgggtgttgaggagTGATTTGGTAGTTGCGAGATGA
- a CDS encoding cyclic nucleotide-binding domain-containing protein (COG:T;~EggNog:ENOG410PGW3;~InterPro:IPR018488,IPR012198,IPR000595,IPR018490, IPR014710;~PFAM:PF00027;~go_component: GO:0005952 - cAMP-dependent protein kinase complex [Evidence IEA];~go_function: GO:0008603 - cAMP-dependent protein kinase regulator activity [Evidence IEA];~go_process: GO:0001932 - regulation of protein phosphorylation [Evidence IEA]) — MSNSSFPGTNPFLKVATKDENKPSAFNKIAEDEEYEVTSPTDSTFKTSKIAASNSSGGNNPLETGRAGESGEGIRFGRDPFGGGLGGQEGQDESGLPEDFRPTGGPSHGFPNNYALGRRTSVSAESLNPTSAGSDSWTPPHHPKSEEQVGRLKTAVSNNFLFSHLDDDQSRTVLDALVEKPIPAKDIKVISQGDAGDFFYIVEDGHFDVYINPSGSVQSGPDGMGNKVGTIGPGGSFGELALMYNAPRAATIVSADSKSTLWALDRITFRRILMDSAFQRRRMYEAFLEEVPLLSSLKHYERAKIADALDTLKYPAGSRIINEGDPGDAFFLLESGEADAFMEGVEEPAKSYKRGDYFGELALLDDKPRAASVVARTEVKVARLGRDGFKRLLGPVENIMRRTEYTSRPSTAQ; from the coding sequence ATGTCGAATAGCTCGTTCCCGGGTACCAACCCTTTTCTAAAAGTGGCCACCAAAGATGAGAACAAGCCCTCGGCGTTCAACAAAATcgcagaagacgaagagtATGAGGTGACGTCACCAACCGACTCAACGTTCAAAACCAGCAAGATCGCTGCCAGCAACTCGTCCGGCGGAAATAATCCTCTCGAGACTGGTCGGGCTGGTGAATCGGGCGAGGGAATACGTTTTGGAAGGGATCCGTTTGGTGGTGGCCTCGGTGGCCAGGAAGGCCAGGATGAATCTGGACTACCAGAGGACTTCCGCCCAACCGGTGGGCCCAGCCATGGCTTTCCCAACAATTACGCCCTAGGTCGCCGAACATCTGTATCTGCTGAATCTCTGAACCCTACATCCGCTGGCTCAGATAGCTGGACCCCGCCGCACCATCCAAAGTCGGAGGAACAGGTCGGCCGCCTGAAGACAGCCGTCAGCAACAACTTCCTCTTTTCCCATTTGGACGACGACCAGTCTCGGACTGTGCTAGATGCCCTAGTTGAGAAGCCCATCCCAGCAAAGGATATCAAGGTCATCTCCCAGGGCGATGCTGGTGACTTTTTCTACATCGTTGAAGATGGCCATTTTGATGTTTACATCAACCCCTCTGGCTCTGTGCAATCGGGCCCAGATGGAATGGGTAACAAAGTCGGCACAATTGGACCTGGTGGCTCATTTGGAGAACTGGCTCTCATGTACAACGCACCTCGAGCAGCAACAATTGTATCGGCCGACTCAAAAAGCACTCTCTGGGCTCTAGATCGCATTACCTTCCGGCGCATCCTCATGGACTCGGCATTCCAGCGACGACGCATGTACGAGGCTTTCTTGGAAGAAGTTCCGCTCCTCTCGTCGCTCAAGCACTATGAGCGTGCGAAGATCGCTGACGCGCTCGACACACTCAAATATCCAGCAGGTTCACGTATTATTAATGAGGGTGACCCAGGCGATGCCTTTTTCCTCCTTGAGTctggcgaggctgatgcTTTCATGGAAGGCGTGGAAGAACCGGCCAAGTCATACAAAAGGGGAGATTACTTTGGTGAACTCGCCCTATTGGACGACAAGCCTCGAGCAGCCAGTGTTGTCGCCCGAACTGAGGTCAAAGTTGCCAGACTCGGCCGGGATGGGTTCAAGCGGCTGTTGGGCCCAGTGGAGAATATCATGAGAAGGACGGAGTACACATCGAGACCCTCTACAGCACAATAA
- a CDS encoding forkhead domain protein (COG:K;~EggNog:ENOG410PQXQ;~InterPro:IPR036388,IPR001766,IPR036390,IPR008984, IPR000253;~PFAM:PF00250,PF00498;~go_function: GO:0003700 - DNA-binding transcription factor activity [Evidence IEA];~go_function: GO:0005515 - protein binding [Evidence IEA];~go_function: GO:0043565 - sequence-specific DNA binding [Evidence IEA];~go_process: GO:0006355 - regulation of transcription, DNA-templated [Evidence IEA]): MSSSQTMTAPAVGHHPSEAGPGMSSLYDYTRSQHSPENDQLSSPPTGTSDSAIRNLHDSAPDHSPSSPNGLHSLSGMVTVKSESEDQASHAFSNGQDSQSDFRRQSAASALLAQLLGGQQTQMEDSNQTLEGPGLIGGQDNEQKHVFGDASHEDWATHQMDDVPPSGAEPTNGDQSQHSEAQHHEDMSFQHSELPFSTTDQNANIMAKSGDSIEGLTDPLLFSKTSLDHPVLFPPIDFGPAPETPMEGLQQNDMLNSPYFPQSADLSALGYTEGALHDGNGSVAGSEPRIQAFAKLEFDDGHFYCNTYSFILGRDVRAARAAHQREFQARQVTRHSRPKSSSGGNASHTPVRAKPEGSGVLGSVVSDRGGIMGVDPDLPGHMQSHISRRSSASSHGEAGGLLHATPAQLQTTTDYNALAMESLQEGGGDAKPVDALALLPSPDSCPTIPIHPPATTDGSVAGHRGISRKHVKISYNFDKNLFEMEVLGRNGAFIGADWLSPSQIRPLHSGDYIQIGGVRIRFLLPDVPIGETGADIEEEQFAPESQENAEASGMADNEDDLEKDGSKSTKIVLKTKETEAAQSIEGDGQQPARRRGPGRPPKDGIMSKRERAELAREQKLAARREANGGVTPPPQSKPKAGKTMTTPGGPVPKESVEGESPSSKPEKRKYTKRKKDGTTMDIPLPSTEGGQFPQEQQPQEYVKPPPVKKRKPSRSPSPNYPPESAYTPEDLAKPPYNYAVLIFDALTEATTPMTLKQIYRALKLKYPYFRFKCETEGWTSSVRHNLNGNSHLFMHAERDGKGWSWQLRPGASVEKEKKRRPSPPPPPPAQPHPPPSVTPQYMPPMPNSYQNQPNGQNGMANPHFQFSSMPANPYPPPAAAPAPAPAPAPTPAPPPASAPTPAPPQHATPYPPPAQPAASSPFPIPSPIKNNLPAAFAQTTPTTYTSPYASDPPPQLLQYQQSQQAQPQPQPQQQQQHMQPPPPPQHQSPYPPPSTQSHPPNNSQPQNYPSNSGPPPQHHQPQHQPQHQPQHQPQPHHQPNQQQPQQAYNMGGQNSGPVPMDTSSDEAFFNERANKAIDDFEAVLLEDYEDKDYIKGVLKSARARALGSATESSFPGGEPPDEAVLLDALRSMIQGLRGE, translated from the coding sequence ATGTCGTCGTCGCAGACCATGACAGCGCCAGCGGTGGGCCATCATCCTTCAGAGGCTGGTCCGGGCATGTCGTCTTTGTACGACTATACCCGTTCTCAGCACTCGCCAGAGAACGACCAACTTTCGTCCCCGCCCACGGGTACCAGCGACTCCGCAATCCGCAATCTGCACGATTCTGCCCCCGACCACTCCCCGTCCTCCCCCAATGGCCTACATTCCCTGTCCGGCATGGTCACAGTCAAGTCCGAGTCTGAAGACCAGGCTTCCCATGCCTTTTCTAATGGTCAGGACTCGCAGTCGGATTTCCGCCGTCAATCCGCCGCCAGCGCCCTATTAGCGCAGCTCCTTGGCGGCCAGCAAACGCAAATGGAGGACTCGAATCAGACGTTAGAGGGTCCCGGATTAATAGGCGGGCAAGATAATGAACAGAAACATGTATTTGGAGATGCGTCGCATGAAGATTGGGCAACACATCAAATGGACGACGTTCCGCCCTCGGGGGCGGAACCGACCAACGGAGATCAAAGTCAACACTCAGAGGCCCAACATCACGAAGACATGTCATTTCAACATTCTGAACTGCCCTTTTCAACGACTGACCAAAATGCGAACATTATGGCCAAGTCCGGCGACTCTATCGAAGGCCTGACCGACCccttgctgttctcgaaAACGAGCCTCGACCATCCCGTACTTTTTCCTCCGATAGATTTTGGACCAGCTCCGGAAACGCCAATGGAGGGTTTGCAGCAGAACGATATGCTAAATTCACCCTATTTTCCCCAGAGTGCGGACTTATCAGCTTTGGGATACACCGAGGGAGCTTTGCATGATGGGAACGGCTCGGTAGCAGGATCTGAGCCAAGGATCCAAGCTTTTGCCAAACTCGAATTCGATGACGGGCATTTCTACTGCAACACATATTCTTTTATTCTAGGGCGAGATGTACGAGCTGCACGAGCGGCGCATCAACGCGAATTTCAGGCCCGGCAAGTGACGAGGCATTCGCGGCCGAAAAGTTCGAGTGGCGGAAACGCATCACATACGCCCGTACGAGCAAAGCCTGAAGGGAGTGGGGTTCTTGGAAGTGTTGTCAGTGACCGCGGTGGAATCATGGGCGTTGATCCTGATCTTCCTGGACATATGCAATCACATATCAGTCGACGCTCATCGGCTTCTTCACATGGCGAGGCCGGCGGTCTTTTACATGCGACCCCCGCTCAGCTTCAAACCACTACTGACTACAATGCCCTTGCTATGGAATCATTACAAGAAGGCGGTGGAGATGCCAAACCTGTTGACGCTCTTGCCCTCCTTCCTTCGCCAGACTCGTGCCCAACCATCCCGATACATCCTCCCGCCACAACCGATGGTAGCGTTGCTGGTCATCGCGGTATTTCGCGAAAACATGTCAAAATTTCATATAACTTTGACAAGAACCTGTTTGAAATGGAGGTATTAGGAAGAAACGGTGCTTTTATCGGTGCTGATTGGCTCTCCCCGAGCCAGATCAGACCGCTTCATAGCGGCGATTATATTCAAATCGGAGGGGTCCGCATCCGATTCTTGCTTCCAGATGTGCCGATTGGAGAGACAGGTGCCGATATAGAGGAAGAACAGTTTGCTCCAGAGTCTCAAGAAAACGCCGAGGCTTCTGGTATGGCTGATAATGAAGACGACCTTGAAAAGGACGGCTCAAAGTCAACGAAGATTGTTTTGAAGACCAAGGAAACAGAAGCAGCGCAATCTATCGAAGGCGATGGTCAGCAGCCAGCCCGGCGTCGCGGTCCTGGACGACCCCCCAAAGATGGGATCATGTCAAAACGGGAACGAGCCGAGTTGGCGCGGGAACAGAAATTGGCTGCCAGGCGCGAGGCAAACGGAGGCGTTACACCCCCACCACAAAGCAAACCGAAGGCAGGAAAGACAATGACCACACCTGGAGGTCCAGTGCCCAAGGAATCTGTGGAGGGCGAATCGCCCAGTTCAAAGCCAGAGAAACGGAAGTATacgaaaaggaagaaggacGGGACTACGATGGACATCCCTCTGCCTTCAACAGAGGGTGGGCAGTTTCCCCAGGAACAACAGCCCCAAGAATACGTCAAGCCTCCGCCTgtcaagaagcgcaagcctTCTCGCTCACCTTCCCCCAATTATCCACCAGAGTCTGCGTATACGCCTGAAGACCTGGCTAAACCGCCGTATAACTATGCGGTTCTCATCTTTGATGCTCTCACCGAAGCCACCACGCCAATGACGCTGAAGCAGATCTACCGGGCGTTGAAGCTTAAATACCCTTACTTCCGCTTCAAATGTGAGACCGAGGGCTGGACATCTAGTGTGCGGCATAATCTCAACGGCAACAGTCACCTCTTCATGCATGCAGAGCGAGATGGCAAAGGATGGTCATGGCAACTACGGCCAGGTGCTTCCGtcgaaaaggagaagaaaagacgTCCgtcacctcctcctcccccacccGCccaacctcaccctcctccgTCTGTGACTCCTCAATACATGCCACCCATGCCAAACTCATACCAAAACCAACCGAATGGTCAAAATGGTATGGCCAATCCGCACTTCCAATTCTCATCGATGCCAGCAAACCCATACCCTCCGCCGGCAGCAGCGCCCGCGCCCGCGCCCGCTCCAGCTCCTACTCCCGCCCCTCCGCCTGCTTCTGCTCCTAcccctgctcctcctcaacacGCAACTCCGTATCCGCCTCCTGCACAGCCTGCggcctcctctcccttcccAATACCCAGTCCAATCAAAAACAACCTCCCAGCTGCGTTTGCacaaacaacaccaactACATATACCTCACCTTACGCCTCCGATCCTCCAccgcagcttctccagtACCAACAATCCCAGCAGGCTCAACCACAGCCGcaaccacaacagcaacagcaacacatgcagccgccgcctccaccacaGCATCAATCACCATATCCACCCCCGAGCACCCAGTCACATCCACCAAACAACAGCCAACCCCAGAATTACCCTTCAAATTCGGGTCCTCCACCacaacatcatcaacctcaacaccaaccgCAGCATCAACCGCAgcatcagcct